The sequence below is a genomic window from Manduca sexta isolate Smith_Timp_Sample1 unplaced genomic scaffold, JHU_Msex_v1.0 HiC_scaffold_973, whole genome shotgun sequence.
AATAAAACGCTTATTAAGATACTTACCTTTATTCGAAACCTAACTTATAATAACGAAGAACGGCTATTCCTTTCCCTTTCCTCCTCTATATAGCTATCTCTCTCGCACATCCCCCACCACCAGCAGGTATCTCCAAGGCGTGAGTGACTTGGAGCGGCGTTCATTGAGTTCTCcgttatgattatattataacccAATGTCCGCCAGGCAGCCTTACATGTTAGGTTTCGAATAAAGGTAAGTATCTTAATAAGCGTTTTATTGGTAGGTAAAACGCTGCTATTAAGTAACTGTACCGTTTATTCGAAACCTAACTTATAATAACGGAGACGTGTTTGTTATCGCCTGGTGGTGATGGACGCCAATGTGAACATAGTTGTTAAGTGGACACAAAGGCTATGATTACCATGAAAGATGTGtagtaaatagtattattatgaGATGTGCGATAATaagaatgtaataattataatattgggtagatacatattataaaaatgtagatatCCTTAAAAAACGTGTCAGGCGTTAATATTCAACACAGACTTTCAATCAATcgctttaatgataaaaaaatcagtacaATATGTGATGTTCCATGATACAAGGTtgaagtaattaaattttaccaaATCAAATCGGATTAAATATTACAGAAACCGGTTTAGTTATAGGTAATACTTCTTTGCGGTAGAAACGATGGTAAGTATTAGCAGAGCGCCAGTTACCTTTGGCTAGAATGTCATCAATTGGTAAGTTATCCATCCAATCTTTTGATGCGACTGCAGACCTGACACTACCAGCAGATGCTTGAATACCTGCATCCTTCAATACTGATTTTACCCATCTGCCAATAATTGTACGTGAAGCAGCCCTTGGTTCACCACAgatggttaaaaataaattattacatttagcTTTCTTACGGTTGTCCTCAAAAAGATGGATAATTTGCTCAATGCAATAGACAGGATCTAATGACTTATTCTCTAAATGCCTATTAAGCCTCCATCCCGATTGACGATAATCAACTGAGTCAGTCTTCGATCCAAAGAATGGCCATAGGATAATATGATCTTTGCCAACAATGCAATGTTCTTGATCCGCCAGCAACAAAGTTAGATCATGGATTCTTCTGCCGGAATATAACATCAAAAGTGTGGCTGTATGCCTAGCCATTTCGTACAtgctattttcatttaaaactttGTTAGACAAATAATTAAGAACAATGTCTACATCCCAGATTGGGGATTTTAAAACCCTGGGAGTTTTGAGTGCAATTGATTTTAAGACTTGCTTTACAAGAATATGAGAGCTCAAACTTCCAGAAGAATCAGCGTTTGATAACGTAGACACAACAGATTTATGGAGTACAATTGTATTGTATGATAGACGATATATCTCATGTAAATCTGCTAAATAACGTGCCAAATCTGAGCCTGATGGCTGAGAAAAATCGACGTGGTGATCCGCAGCCCATTTGCGCCATCGATCCCAAGCAGGTTTGTACGTTCGTAATGTCGACGGACGCCAACTAGAGAGTAATAGAGCTTTTTGCTTGTATGACCAAGATGTCAGATTCTTGGACCAGCCCCACATTTCCAAACTTCTATCGTCATTTGAGATACGTTGGGGGGACAAAGACCTGTCGTTACGTCGACTAAAACCTGTTGAAGACCCTCTACTATTAAAGGTGGAGCCAATGTTCTGCTTATCAAATCGGCTCTCCAAAAAACTCGTTCCCACAGTGGAACCACGATAAGGTAATATCCTTGCGACTGGTTCATGTGAGATAACACTCTCGGAATTAGATGAGGGGGTGGAAATATCCACGCTAACTGGTAGTTCCATGCTATTGAAAACGCGTCGTGGAAGACAGCTTTGTGATCTTTCTGATCCAAAGAACAGTAAGCTGGGACTACATGAGCTCTCACCGATGCAAAAAGATCGATTGTTGGCTTCCCGAAATGTGCAAACACCTTCTTTGTTGCAGAAGGTAACAGATGCCATTCCGGAAGGGCTAGGCGTCTCGATAGTTTGTCCGCTTCGCTGTTGAACTTCCGGGAATGTAATGTATCGAGAAGTGAATCTTGTATTGATCCAACAAGAGGAACACTGATCGGCAGAGGTCCGTCAGGGCTTTCGACCTTGTTCCTCCTTCGTTTCGAATGTATGAGACAACGGTTCGGTTGTCGCTCTGAATCAACACGCTTTGATTCCTCATGAGAAGGGCGTGTAATTCGAGTGCCTTTAGAATAGCCAACATTTCTTTTAAGTTGGAGTTTAATGATTTTTCTGCATCCGACCATAGCCCTGACAGGTAATGATTGTTCAGGCGTGCCCCCCAACCGACGCTCGAAGCGTCGGTTGTCAGAAAATATGTGGGATGAGGAACATGGATCACTGATGGTTCTCTTAAGTGGACTACCCACCATATCATTTCTTGCAAGACATGTTGTGGTAGAGGAAAAACTTTCAGTGCCTTGGCCTCGAGAAGTGAATTGCAATGTGCTTGTATCGACCTGTAATTGAGCCTTCCTCTGGATATGGCAAAGCTTGCAAAGTTCAATGTACCGACTAGGCTTTGAAGCTCCTTCAGACATGCTCCTTTGCATTCTAAGAGAAGGTGTAGTTGAGCACTCAAACCTTGACATTTCTTTTCGGGAAGAAATTTCAGGTTCTGACATGGATCCCAAAGGATTCCCAGATATTCTATTTTCTTCTGCAGTTGTAAAATTGACTTTGTTATGTTGATTTTCCAGCCGAGATATATTAATGTGTTCAGAACTGTGCTGACTTGTGACCTCAAGACATCTGAATTCTGATGAGCGATCAAAAAATCGTCTAGATATACTAGAATTCTTATCCCCTGATTTCTTAGGATTTGAGCGACCCAATTCGTCACCGATGCGAATGCTTGTGGTGCCGAACTCAGGCCAAAAGGTAGACAGGTCATTTGGAACATTTTGCTCTTGTAAAACAGACGTAAGAATGGCCTGTGACTTAAAGCTATTGATAGGTGGAAATAGGCCTGTGACAAATCTATTTTCGCCAACCAATCGTTTGGTTGCAGGAAATTGCTCACTTGGTACATGTTGAGCAAATGAAAATTTCCTGTGTGAACGTATACGTTTAACCtctttaaattgaatattggTCGGAGTGACCCGTCGCTTTTCGGAACAAGAAACATTGTCGATAAGAAACTTGGTGACATTGCGGCGTTTTCTAAGACACCGTCTCTTAGTAATTCCTCTATAGCATTTGTCATCTTTATTGAGTCGGGAGTGTGATAGAACCGACCATTCTCTAGAGGCATGATTAAAGGAGGTTTTTGTATAAAAGGTATACGGTACCCttgaatgatttttaatatgtgCAATGGTGCGCCCAATTGCTTCCAATGATGATAAAAAAGTTGAAGTTGACCAGCTTGAAACTTTCTTTGCAGTGCGTCAGAAACGTCTGCGTTTATTGTTAGATCTGTCTTTATAGGACGGCGATGCAGAACGTTTATTTGACTTAGCCGAGGGGCGCCCACCTTTGTTGTGATAGGATTGCTTTCTAGCTCCTTCTTGAAATGACTTGTTCCATTTTGCAGCTCCTTTGTAAGGATTCTCCCCACTAAAGTGTCCTTGCGCAGGATAGTTTCGGGAATGCGGTTGCCATTCTGGATGATATGAGCAACAAGGGCCTTGCGCAGGCCTTGAATTGCCAGAAGTGCCACCTTGCGCaggtgtttttgtttttgagcGCTCCTGCGCGGGGTCTCGAAATGGTCTACTCGGTCCTGCTTGCGCAGCAGAATCAGTATTTCCATGTTTGGAAATAGACCAAAAATGCCTTTTTTACACCACCAGCTTTATCTATAGCAGACGTAAGACCTTGTGGTTCAAAAAGGTGGCTATTTGTTGGCGGTATTTTCTTTAAAGCATATTTGTTCAAAGGCTCCTTAACATATATTGTCACGTCGTTGCTGTATCATGTCGGCCCTGTGACCGCATACCATCTGCAGTATATCATTGGAAACTTTGAAAAATTCTCCCTTCAggaaaacgttatttattttctcatttaGTTCTTCAAAATTAAGTTCGGATGTATGTGCCCATGTCAAAAACTGGCGCAATTCATCTTGAAGCACCTCTCTTTGTTTAAGTAGCGCATAAGTCAATACTGCAAAGGCTTTTTCTGCGTATGCTAAATGACGGTTGGTACAATAGGCTTTAATCTCATCATTAACCTCGAGTTCAATAAATCCAGGACTATGAGCATAAGCTTTTTGAACGTCCGAAAAGCGGACTTCAGACCAATCTGTGCTATTAAATCGTTGAAGATTATTTAACATTTCCAAATATTGGGGAGTAGTCTTGGGCACGGATGGTACTTTAAGACTGgtttctaaattaatattaaagtttgatGTTGAAACAGGTACCTGCTCCTCCGTATCTCTATACAGAACACGGCTGACTGAATCAGAAAAAGAACTGTCATCTGAATGACGATTGTCTGAAAATGTCTTTTCATGAACTAGTGCATATTTAGTACGTAAATCAGTCACCTGTTTACTAAGCttttccaataaacgatccgTTTTGCttcgtttatgttttttatgacgGCGCGATTTTCTACGACTATGGTCCGAACTTGCTGAACTGCTCGACTCTGATGAAGAACTCACAGAATCGTTTTCACAGACTGGACGTGTCGTATTATGTTTGTccttcataatattttcttgcGGATCACTCATTATGAtagctagtaaaataatatgctaaaataaaaataaaaattacaaattagatATGTGGGTAGATGAGGCAGTAACATATTTTAGCGCAAAGTAATGATATTCAACACAGTGACTtgataaaaaatgataaaaaacctTTTGAGTGTctgttgttaaaataaatatttttgctactTATATTGAACCGACGCGAGGTACGTCAGTATTGTGCAGAGGAGTACGTGCGTACGCGGCGGGAAATGGACGCCAATGAACGCCGCTCCAAGTCACTCACGCCTTGGAGATACCTGCTGGTGGTGGGGGATGTGCGAGAGAGATAGCTATATAGAGGAGGAAAGGGAAAGGAATAGCCGTTCTTCGTTATTATAAGTTAGGTTTCGAATAAACGGTACAGTTACTTaatatgaaacgtatcttgcaacgtatatattaaaacttgattttgcttgagtgtgcgcgcgcacatttcctacttcgcgagtccccgcaGTTTCGCAGCTACAAAAATGCTTGCtcaaaaacgcgtaaattacaaaaaaaacaataatgtaacttttgcagcaaaaatgtaacttttcaggaaacgaaacgtaacttacgactcaagggccctggcaacactgctaGCCGCCCCACTCGCCAGCTCTTTGCGCCAGCTGACGCTGtcacaaagagaattataatatgcgCTGTCATTTTCATTTTACCACAATTCGTTGGTGTAGGTGCATAGTGCATTCCAGTGCATTCTTTAAAACGTATATTTTGGTGTCAGTCCTTAAGACTGTATGCATAAAATAAACAGAGATTATTCAAGAACTCAAATAATTACGTAATACACATTATGTATAttccattacaataaaaaatcttcaagATGGAAACGGATGAAGATTTGTCGGTCGCCCCAAACGGTGACATATTTGTACACCGGTTGAAGGAGTTGACCGAAGAAGAGAAGCAACGCCTTGAAGCGCAGAACTCTCGCATCATTCCAGAATCTAAAGCGGCGAAACTAGAACGAGAAGCTAAACGTCACTGGGATATTTTCTATAAGcgaaatgaaacaaaatttttccGAGACCGGCATTGGACAACACGTGAGTTtcaagaattaattaatttcgagCCCGATCAAAAGATATCATTCTTGGAGCTGGGTTGCGGTGTTGGGAATATGATATTTCCATTAATCGAAGAAGGATTCTCTAATTTCCACTTCTACGCGTGTGATTTTTCACCGCGTGCGGTCGAATTCGTCAAAtcgaataaactttttaatgagAGTAGAATGAAGGCATTTTGTGCTGATTTAACTACGGAGGATTTGTTTGATAACATAAGCGAGGGCAGTATGGACTTGGCAAGTTTAATATTTGTGTTGTCGGCGATCCAGCCCTCACACTGGCCCCACGTGGCGAGGCTGGCGCTCCGCGCACTGCGGCCCGGCGGCGTGCTGTTGTTGAGGGACTACGGTCGCTATGATATGGCGCAGCTCAGGTTCAAACCGGGACATAAGATAGCAGAGAATTTCTACATGCGGCAAGACGGCACAAGGTcagtatttaattacaaagcttTTAATGCCAGAAGCATCGCACGTGGGATTTGAGTCTATACTTGTATGAACTGTGAATATTCATTTTGTAGTTGATACAAACATTAAACACTAATGATTAATTCTTAAATTGCAATTGTTAAatacatcaattttaaaaacctCTGACATACATCTaagacatatttaaattatgataaacatctttattttgttatagtaatctgaaaacatattatttatactaaactGTTTTTGTTGTTCCAGGAGCTACTATTTCACAGAAGAAGAACTCGCAAAATTATTTACTGATGCAGGGTTTGAAATTGTTTCCAACACATATGTGCAGAGACGGACGGTCAATTTCAAAGAGGGTATAGATGTGCCACGCATATTTGTACAAGGCAAATACAAAAAACCCAGCAATGGTAAGATTTACTGTgtcattatataaatttattcatattattaaacaaagtctccttttttgtcagtctgtatgttatcgattttctcaaaatatactgaatggatttttataaaatttggtatggagataatttaagatcctgggaagattATAACTTTCtttcccaggaaaatatatagtgggaattttatcctggaaaactttcACACAAGTGAAACTGAGaccaaatacatacataaaaatataactcaatctatgaaaataatcttaaaataccTTGTAGATAATTTAATGATGAAAAGTGCTAACCAttgatttaataatgattttgcaTGTATATTAGCTCTATCTGAAAGAAATGTTTgtgaaataattactttatttaggCATGCATGAAACATAATGTTAATCACAACCTGTTTGTTACAGATGGGTGATATTGTGAAGAACTTTGATGGACAAGAAACATATTTAGGTAAATTTCTTTTGGAGatatattatgcaattaaatttacaataaaaacactaataGAGTGGCATAAGTACACTGAAAGGTCTGTGGAATTCATTGAATAAGGCCTCTAACAAGTACTGTCATGCTGAAATGCGTAAAAAATTGTAGAGATTTTACCTGGTATCTTTGCCCAATACAtaatgaatgtttataaatttgggTACTCTACATGTCTTCTTACTCTTTGCAAGGAGACCCCCCAAACCAGTGGCATTTTGTCTGTCGCATCCTCTTGATATTATGCCACTGCTGTTCTGTCTATGCCAATATTGAGTGGCATCATTACTGTTACATTTACATGCACAATATTAATGCCAGATGTTTCAAAATTAGCCTCCATCATCACCATATTTCCCTTTCAAAGTTTCCCATAACTTCCATTTAAAAAATGGCAACAGTGCtcaacttattaaaatttactccAATAATTAACCAAAACTAACTACTAACATGATGACATCGCAGTGCAGCTGAAAACCTTCAGTTGGCTCGCAACAGGCTTATATACAGAATAGGGCTTATAATTGGCTTATTAGTGGTAATTTTACAAatcgtttctttttttttttttttttcaaaattttagcATAGGGCAGCTAGTTGCGAGGTCTGATGCAAAGCGAAAAGCTTTTATAGCTGTCTGATTTACTTTAgtgaaactttatttttaattgtaatgacAAGTATTgtattgttgttttttgttgttgcaGATGGGGAATAAAGCTGGTTTGTGATTGGTAAgtgttgatattataaatagtactcttttgttataaatttatttgtagcttgatttttttatttctttaacatgtaatattttcaatatttagtgTTTATTCAGACATTTTGAAATAAGCCCTTAAAAAAACAGTGTAAATATAACTAACTTACTCAACCATAGACTTCAACCCAACCTAAaggttattttttctttcttatggTCCTCAAACCTTACAATGATGACTTCATAGTTCATCTGATTGCTATGATGTACAACACTTTATTGTCTTTCGCTCCTATCTGAtgtggaataataaaatatattgctttattgtgtttaatattgCAGTGCTAATTATGTCTTTTCTCCTCAGGAAATATGCACCCAAAAATCTGGCAGCAAAACTTAATTTCATTCAACTTTTTTAAAGGTAAGTCATTATACAAACATGTTGGTTCATAACTTGtttatttggaaaattttaatgaatattactatataatatttgattctGATTGTACATTACATTGATgatcctataaataaatatttgaatgatgaTTTCATAGTTCATCTGATTGCTATGATGCATAACACTTTTGTCTTTCGCTCCTATCTGATGCAATAAGGAAATATACTTATTCATATTATCTACTGCAAGTAGTAACTGatgattttgtattgtttagGAATTGCTGAGAACACATTGCCACACTACAAAATGCTATTATATGATGGTAAGTTTTACACCTAATCTGTACGtatacagtcattttgacattgctgtaataaatgaaaccatttgCCTGTCTTCTTAAAAAACTACACTATACCATAACTTATTCTCTctataatatatcataaaatacaaaactattaaaaataattaaaactgggACTTGGCAAATACAGTAATTCATGAATTACTTTGcacaaatgttacaaataaagttggatatatggtttatttttttaaacatataccAATTTTCGAATTCAgtgaattaaaatgatgatatcAGATAGGGACATCTGAATATGATGCTGTTAACATAACTATcaaaactgataataaaattatactaactTAACTAACTATCACacatttaatgaattatttttcaacTTAAAATCTCTTTACAGATGAACCTGTTAATGCTTCTAACGCGAAGAAATAATTTGaaggtaaatataaattctttaaaaatttcCATTCCTTAGGTTGATACGTAATAAGACTAATCAGAAAGttgtatttctaaaaaatagTGGGACGGAACACTATTGATTATAGCACTGTGGACTATAGTCTATGTGTGCGCGGCGCAGGCTTGGGCGCGTAATTTGAATTGGTATTCGCCACAAAACCATCGTAAATGGAAATTAAACAATGGCGAAGCTAGTGGTGGCCATGGTCCCGAGGGGCACAGAAAAAAGGACATCTAgtaccataattttttttaagtatatattttttaatattcaatgtatataaaaatcataacaaaattatgacaattgagtaattgtaaaaaattatggTGCGCCAAATTTTTGGCCAGCTCAAAATAagatgtaattataatgtaattgtaaaatcATGATGATCTTTGATAGGGACATCAGACATCATAATGGTGTTAACAAAACTATCCCAACTGATTTTGATGTTCATATTCAATACTCCACCAAAACTTggtttgcaaatatttatttatacatcttTCATTACAGAATGTTTGAGAAGATCATTAGAACATAGAATGGCTGTTCCACAAaggtaaatttgtgttttacactttttgtataaataaatataattggtatgcaaaatttctttaaaataacactgaaacaaatttttgtatactgtgcaaatatttgtttggtatctctaaaatttgaaataagtcGCGAGTCCGTACATTCAGTTtcaaagaggccggcataattatgtcgattggcGAGTGATAATATCTGATCAGCCAACAC
It includes:
- the LOC119193733 gene encoding tRNA N(3)-methylcytidine methyltransferase METTL6-like translates to METDEDLSVAPNGDIFVHRLKELTEEEKQRLEAQNSRIIPESKAAKLEREAKRHWDIFYKRNETKFFRDRHWTTREFQELINFEPDQKISFLELGCGVGNMIFPLIEEGFSNFHFYACDFSPRAVEFVKSNKLFNESRMKAFCADLTTEDLFDNISEGSMDLASLIFVLSAIQPSHWPHVARLALRALRPGGVLLLRDYGRYDMAQLRFKPGHKIAENFYMRQDGTRSYYFTEEELAKLFTDAGFEIVSNTYVQRRTVNFKEGIDVPRIFVQGKYKKPSNDG